In Thauera aromatica K172, one DNA window encodes the following:
- a CDS encoding CopG family ribbon-helix-helix protein codes for MTQAATKVLTAHVPLPLAEKVDQMAARLERSRGWIMKQALSAWIAQEEERDRLTQEALADVDAGLVVDHLAVQTWADSLGTDQPLPLPR; via the coding sequence ATGACGCAAGCCGCAACCAAAGTGCTCACCGCCCATGTGCCGCTCCCGCTCGCCGAGAAGGTCGATCAGATGGCCGCGAGGCTGGAGCGCTCGCGCGGCTGGATCATGAAGCAAGCGCTCTCCGCCTGGATCGCCCAGGAGGAAGAGCGCGATCGCCTGACCCAGGAGGCGCTCGCCGATGTGGACGCCGGTCTCGTCGTCGACCATCTCGCGGTGCAGACCTGGGCCGACAGCCTGGGCACCGACCAGCCCCTGCCGCTGCCGCGCTGA